The Leucobacter viscericola genome includes a window with the following:
- a CDS encoding histidinol-phosphate transaminase: MTDTPAPAVRLRADVLAVPAYRQGATPTKPGYKLSSNENPFPPLPGVLEAIRDRGDINRYAAAAMPDLRAAIAAQFSVGSDHVHIGAGSAALLYQLVQAAAGPGDGVLFAWPSFEAYPSLGLASGAENIPVPLNDRAEHDLDAMAAAVTERTRVILLCSPNNPTGPSIRRDAFDRFMQLVPADTLVILDEAYREFVTDPEAVFGEHVLGLHPNLVVLRTFSKAYGLAGLRLGYAVGAPAILAAAASVAVPLSVTGLAESAALAALTSESQKEQRARIAVLTERRDALAAGLRELGLDIPVPQGNFVWIPQSARVDAASLAAVFAEEGTLVRPFPGAGVRISVGEAESVPVVLEVVRGYLAS; encoded by the coding sequence ATGACCGACACCCCCGCACCCGCCGTGCGCCTGCGCGCAGATGTACTCGCTGTTCCCGCGTACCGACAGGGCGCAACCCCAACAAAGCCGGGGTACAAACTGTCGAGCAACGAGAACCCGTTTCCACCCCTGCCCGGAGTGCTCGAGGCGATTCGGGATCGCGGTGACATCAACCGCTACGCCGCAGCTGCGATGCCCGACCTGCGTGCTGCGATCGCCGCACAGTTCAGTGTCGGCAGCGACCACGTTCATATCGGTGCAGGATCGGCGGCGCTGCTGTACCAGCTCGTGCAGGCGGCCGCCGGGCCGGGCGACGGGGTGCTGTTCGCGTGGCCGAGTTTCGAAGCGTACCCGTCTCTTGGGTTGGCCTCGGGTGCCGAGAACATTCCTGTTCCGCTGAACGATCGTGCCGAGCACGACCTCGACGCTATGGCCGCTGCGGTAACCGAGCGCACCCGCGTGATCCTGCTCTGTAGCCCCAACAACCCAACGGGCCCAAGCATTCGCCGCGATGCGTTCGACCGCTTTATGCAGCTGGTGCCTGCCGACACGCTCGTGATCCTCGACGAGGCCTACCGCGAGTTCGTCACTGACCCCGAGGCCGTGTTCGGTGAGCACGTGCTTGGGCTGCACCCCAACCTCGTTGTGCTGCGCACTTTCTCGAAGGCGTACGGGCTTGCCGGGCTGCGACTCGGCTACGCCGTCGGGGCTCCCGCGATCCTCGCCGCCGCCGCGAGTGTTGCCGTGCCGCTTTCGGTGACCGGGCTCGCCGAGTCCGCTGCTTTGGCCGCACTTACGTCGGAATCCCAAAAGGAGCAGCGCGCCCGCATTGCCGTGCTGACCGAGCGCCGAGACGCGCTCGCCGCAGGGCTGCGTGAGCTGGGTCTCGACATTCCAGTGCCGCAGGGCAACTTCGTGTGGATTCCGCAGAGCGCTCGTGTCGACGCGGCGTCGCTGGCAGCGGTGTTCGCCGAGGAGGGCACCCTCGTGCGGCCATTCCCCGGGGCGGGAGTGCGCATCTCGGTCGGCGAGGCGGAGAGTGTGCCCGTGGTGCTTGAGGTGGTGCGCGGGTACCTGGCCTCTTAG
- a CDS encoding dihydrolipoamide acetyltransferase family protein: MSEMTFPLPDVGEGLTEAEIVTWHVAAGDTVELNQVICEIETAKSLVELPSPFTGEVTELLAEVGQTVPVGDPILKVAVNDGVEAPEAASPAAPAIPAAPAAVREDFAHTSADVANSIQKDDEGGAVLVGYGTAGAVQSRRRSGGEPLLGGAGSANPSIPVAHALPVIAKPPIRKLAKDLGVELSHISGTGIAGEILRDDVVRQASQASVFRNIVTPEVPSEREERIPVKGVRKQVAQAMVASKFTAPHVSVFTEVDATRTMEFVKRLKASTDFAGVKVSPLLIFAKAMLWAVRRNPQVNSKWTDEEIIRHNFVNLGIAAATPRGLLVPNIKDAQDLSLLELARAIEQLTITARDGRTQPAEMANGTITLTNIGVFGMDFGLPILNPGEVAILAMGTIKQKPWVVDGEVRPRMVTTVGGSFDHRVVDGDVVSRFVADVASVLEEPALLLD, encoded by the coding sequence ATGAGCGAAATGACGTTCCCCCTTCCCGATGTGGGCGAGGGATTGACCGAGGCCGAGATCGTCACGTGGCACGTGGCGGCGGGCGACACCGTCGAACTGAACCAGGTGATCTGCGAGATCGAAACCGCGAAGTCGCTGGTCGAGCTGCCGTCGCCGTTCACCGGTGAGGTGACCGAGCTGCTCGCCGAGGTGGGCCAGACGGTTCCCGTTGGTGATCCAATCTTGAAGGTGGCCGTGAACGATGGGGTCGAGGCTCCTGAAGCCGCGTCGCCCGCTGCCCCCGCCATACCGGCCGCACCCGCGGCCGTCAGGGAAGACTTTGCGCACACGAGTGCCGATGTCGCCAACTCGATCCAAAAAGACGACGAGGGCGGCGCCGTTCTCGTCGGCTATGGCACCGCGGGCGCAGTGCAGTCGCGCCGTCGCAGTGGTGGCGAGCCGCTGCTGGGTGGCGCAGGATCGGCGAACCCGTCGATCCCCGTGGCTCACGCACTTCCGGTCATCGCAAAACCGCCGATCCGCAAGCTGGCGAAAGACCTGGGCGTAGAGCTCTCCCACATTTCGGGCACCGGGATCGCGGGCGAGATTTTGCGCGACGACGTTGTGCGGCAGGCCTCGCAGGCCAGTGTGTTCCGCAATATCGTCACCCCCGAGGTGCCGTCGGAGCGCGAAGAGCGCATCCCGGTTAAGGGCGTGCGCAAGCAGGTTGCTCAGGCGATGGTGGCCTCGAAGTTCACGGCTCCCCACGTCAGTGTGTTCACCGAGGTCGATGCGACCCGCACGATGGAGTTCGTGAAGCGCCTCAAAGCCTCAACCGATTTTGCTGGCGTGAAGGTTTCGCCGCTGCTCATCTTCGCAAAGGCGATGCTGTGGGCGGTGCGCCGCAATCCGCAGGTCAACTCGAAGTGGACCGACGAAGAAATCATCCGCCACAATTTCGTGAACCTCGGCATCGCGGCCGCAACGCCACGCGGCCTGCTCGTGCCGAACATCAAGGACGCTCAGGATCTGAGCCTGCTCGAACTCGCGCGCGCTATTGAACAGCTCACCATCACCGCGCGCGACGGACGCACGCAGCCCGCCGAGATGGCGAACGGCACAATCACACTCACCAACATCGGTGTGTTCGGCATGGACTTCGGGCTGCCGATCTTGAACCCGGGTGAGGTCGCGATCCTCGCGATGGGCACGATCAAGCAGAAGCCGTGGGTTGTTGACGGCGAGGTGCGCCCGCGCATGGTGACGACGGTTGGTGGATCGTTCGATCACCGCGTCGTTGACGGTGATGTGGTGTCGCGCTTCGTGGCCGACGTCGCCTCGGTGCTTGAGGAACCCGCGCTGCTGCTCGACTGA
- a CDS encoding thiamine pyrophosphate-dependent enzyme — protein sequence MNTHTIDAPLHGGADPEPIRFLDEAGNYAPSDSAAAFADELEGVGVEEFKLWYRDMVTTRAFDTECTHLQRQGQLALWVPSVGQEGCQVGLGRASEPQDHIFPAYREHAVAGIRGVDFVNVAKLFRGLTHGGWDVTDPANGNFHLYTLVLGAQAQHATGYALGQLLDAKREAGDTSLDPGEAGTATGNATMVFYGDGTSSQGDANESMVFAASYQTPEVFVVQNNRWAISVPVARQSRTPLYRRALGFGIRAVQIDGNDPLAAYAVGRRFLGLARTGQGPGYIEALTYRIGAHTTSDDPTRYREDGELESWQQRDPIERLEAYLRSLGVTDDFFEEVRVAADVEAKRVRDVILTLPSPTADSMFANVYSEPHPRIEEQRAWLERYEASFEEADVQGGVAK from the coding sequence ATGAATACGCACACGATTGATGCCCCACTTCACGGGGGTGCAGATCCCGAGCCGATCCGCTTTCTCGACGAGGCTGGCAACTACGCTCCGTCCGATTCGGCGGCCGCATTTGCCGACGAGCTTGAAGGTGTCGGGGTTGAAGAGTTCAAGCTGTGGTACCGCGACATGGTTACCACTCGCGCATTCGATACCGAGTGCACGCACCTACAGCGCCAGGGCCAGCTCGCCCTCTGGGTGCCCAGCGTTGGGCAAGAGGGCTGCCAGGTCGGGCTGGGTCGCGCGAGCGAGCCACAGGATCACATCTTCCCCGCGTACCGCGAGCACGCAGTCGCTGGGATCCGCGGTGTTGACTTCGTGAACGTCGCCAAGCTGTTCCGCGGTTTGACGCACGGCGGCTGGGACGTCACGGATCCCGCCAACGGCAATTTCCATCTCTACACGCTGGTGCTCGGTGCGCAGGCGCAGCACGCCACCGGCTACGCGCTCGGGCAGTTGCTCGATGCAAAGCGCGAGGCGGGCGACACCTCCCTCGACCCGGGCGAGGCAGGCACCGCAACCGGCAACGCCACGATGGTGTTCTACGGTGATGGCACCTCAAGTCAGGGTGACGCCAACGAATCGATGGTATTCGCCGCGAGCTACCAGACCCCCGAGGTCTTTGTCGTGCAGAACAACCGCTGGGCCATCTCCGTTCCCGTCGCACGCCAGTCACGCACACCGCTCTACCGCCGTGCACTCGGGTTCGGGATCCGGGCCGTGCAAATCGACGGCAACGATCCACTCGCGGCCTACGCCGTCGGGCGTCGCTTCCTCGGACTCGCGCGCACCGGCCAGGGCCCGGGTTACATTGAGGCCCTCACCTACCGCATCGGCGCACACACGACGAGCGACGATCCCACCCGCTACCGCGAAGACGGCGAGCTTGAGAGCTGGCAGCAGCGCGACCCCATCGAGCGCCTCGAAGCCTACCTGCGCTCGCTCGGCGTGACCGACGACTTCTTTGAAGAGGTGCGTGTCGCCGCCGACGTTGAGGCGAAGCGCGTGCGTGATGTGATCCTGACGCTGCCGTCCCCGACAGCCGACTCGATGTTCGCGAACGTGTACTCCGAGCCCCACCCGCGCATCGAAGAGCAGCGCGCCTGGTTGGAGCGCTACGAGGCCTCGTTCGAAGAAGCAGATGTACAGGGAGGGGTCGCCAAGTGA
- a CDS encoding phage holin family protein: protein MRTLARILVSSFALWLTTLIVGGSGNHGVWVEPFGEGNDGYLITLVLVALVFGLVNGTLGKLVRFVSIPLYILTLGLFGLIINGIMFAIVAWLSDLAGFGLRIDNFWWGVLAALVLSILSGILNGLLGTNRKHDRDH, encoded by the coding sequence ATGCGCACACTCGCCCGCATTCTCGTCAGTTCCTTTGCCCTGTGGCTCACCACGCTCATCGTCGGTGGCAGCGGTAACCACGGCGTGTGGGTCGAGCCGTTCGGGGAAGGCAATGACGGGTACCTCATCACGCTGGTGCTCGTGGCTCTCGTGTTTGGCCTCGTCAATGGCACGCTCGGCAAACTGGTGAGGTTCGTGTCGATCCCGCTCTACATTCTGACGCTCGGGCTCTTCGGCCTGATCATCAACGGCATTATGTTTGCGATCGTCGCTTGGCTGTCGGACCTCGCTGGCTTCGGACTTCGCATCGATAACTTCTGGTGGGGCGTGCTCGCGGCGCTGGTGCTGTCGATTCTGTCCGGAATTCTCAACGGCCTGCTCGGCACAAACCGCAAGCACGACCGGGATCACTAA
- a CDS encoding low molecular weight protein-tyrosine-phosphatase, with amino-acid sequence MTTPSPLHLSFVCTGNICRSPMGEVVFRRMVEEAGIGDRFVITSRGMGDWHVGNQADPRTLTALARRGYDGEQHRAAQLSDADIAGNELLVALDRGHKELMLERGADPDRVVLLTEFDPEQPDDPDVFDPYWSDDDAFDRVLEQVERSCRVLLERLRGEN; translated from the coding sequence ATGACCACTCCATCGCCACTCCACCTCAGCTTCGTCTGCACCGGCAATATCTGCCGCTCCCCTATGGGAGAGGTCGTGTTTCGGCGCATGGTTGAAGAGGCGGGGATCGGCGATCGCTTCGTTATTACCTCGCGCGGCATGGGCGACTGGCATGTTGGCAACCAGGCCGATCCGCGAACCTTGACCGCACTCGCGAGGCGCGGTTACGACGGTGAACAACACCGGGCCGCGCAGCTCAGCGACGCGGACATCGCCGGCAATGAGCTGCTCGTTGCGCTCGATCGCGGGCACAAAGAGCTCATGCTGGAGCGCGGCGCGGATCCCGATCGTGTTGTGTTGCTGACCGAGTTCGATCCCGAACAACCCGACGATCCCGACGTATTCGACCCGTACTGGTCTGACGACGACGCGTTCGACCGGGTGCTTGAGCAGGTTGAGCGCAGCTGCCGAGTGCTGCTTGAGCGTCTGAGAGGTGAGAACTGA
- a CDS encoding alpha-ketoacid dehydrogenase subunit beta: MSADIQALSERANLPLAKAINEGLRAAMLADDRVILMGEDIGPLGGVFRVTDKLQAEFGSARVLDTPLAESGIIGSAIGLAMRGYRPVIEIQFDGFIFPGFNQIVTQLAKITNRHDGTVSMPVVIRVPYGGHIGAVEHHQESPEAYFAHTPGLRVVAPSTPHDAYWMIQQAIQSNDPVLFFEPKAKYWHKGEVDPAAPAGELHQTRVARIGSDVTVVGHGAMVATLLQAAEVASQEGTSLEVVDLRSISPIDYEPLLASVRKTGRLVVAQEAQGGVSLGSEIAAHVAEHAFYSLQAPVLRVAGYDVPFPPARLEGLYLPDADRVLEAVDRTMHY, from the coding sequence GTGAGCGCCGACATTCAGGCTCTAAGTGAGCGCGCGAACCTTCCCCTTGCAAAGGCGATCAACGAGGGCCTTCGCGCCGCGATGCTGGCCGACGACCGTGTGATCCTCATGGGCGAAGACATCGGCCCTCTGGGCGGCGTCTTCCGCGTGACCGACAAGCTGCAGGCGGAGTTCGGATCCGCGCGGGTGCTCGACACTCCACTCGCTGAGTCGGGCATCATTGGCAGCGCCATTGGCCTCGCAATGCGCGGCTACCGCCCGGTTATTGAGATCCAGTTCGATGGGTTCATCTTTCCCGGGTTCAACCAGATCGTCACGCAGCTCGCAAAGATCACGAACCGCCACGACGGTACGGTGTCGATGCCCGTGGTGATCCGCGTGCCTTACGGCGGCCACATCGGCGCGGTTGAGCACCACCAAGAGAGCCCCGAGGCCTACTTCGCTCACACGCCCGGTCTGCGGGTTGTCGCACCGTCGACGCCGCACGATGCCTACTGGATGATTCAGCAGGCCATCCAGTCAAACGACCCCGTGCTGTTCTTTGAGCCCAAGGCGAAGTACTGGCACAAGGGCGAGGTGGATCCGGCTGCCCCGGCGGGCGAGCTGCACCAAACGAGGGTTGCCCGTATCGGCAGCGACGTCACCGTGGTTGGCCACGGTGCAATGGTCGCCACCCTGCTGCAGGCCGCAGAGGTCGCCTCGCAAGAAGGCACGAGTCTTGAGGTGGTTGATCTGCGCAGCATCTCGCCGATCGACTACGAACCGCTGCTCGCCTCCGTGCGCAAGACGGGGCGTCTCGTTGTCGCTCAAGAAGCGCAGGGTGGCGTGAGTCTCGGCAGCGAGATTGCCGCCCACGTTGCGGAGCACGCCTTCTACTCGCTGCAGGCCCCGGTGCTGCGGGTCGCCGGTTACGACGTTCCCTTCCCGCCCGCGCGGCTCGAAGGCCTCTACCTGCCCGACGCCGATCGTGTGCTTGAGGCCGTCGACCGTACAATGCACTACTAG
- the purB gene encoding adenylosuccinate lyase, with the protein MTPMPPQPISPLDGRYRAAVADLGNTLSEAGLNKARVHVEVEWLIYLTSHSLLGGSPLSTEQVATLREWAANFGQAEIDKLAEIEATTQHDVKAVEYLVRDQLSAQGLDTIAELTHVCCTSEDINNLSYALTVKQAVADVWRPRFEKVIAEIARQAEQYRELPMMSRTHGQPATPTTLGKELAVFVYRLERQLNQIDDVEYLGKFSGATGTFAAHLAADPNTDWMQVSQEFVEGLGLDWNPLTTQIESHDWQAELYTRIAHANRILHNLATDIWSYISIGYFRQIPVAGATGSSTMPHKVNPIRFENAEANLELSNALLDSLAATLVTSRWQRDLTDSSAQRNIGVAFGHSVLALDNILKGLGQIDAAPEALAADLDANWEVLGEAIQTVIRAEVASGRSTISDPYAALKELTRGRRIGQQDLIEFVQALEIGDEAKQRLLELTPATYIGDAVRLLDYLKR; encoded by the coding sequence ATGACGCCCATGCCCCCGCAGCCCATCAGCCCGCTCGACGGACGCTACCGCGCGGCGGTCGCTGACCTCGGCAACACGCTCTCTGAGGCGGGGCTCAACAAGGCACGCGTGCACGTCGAGGTCGAGTGGCTGATTTACCTCACCTCGCACTCACTGCTGGGTGGATCGCCCCTCAGCACCGAGCAGGTCGCGACACTGCGTGAGTGGGCCGCGAACTTCGGCCAGGCCGAGATCGACAAGCTCGCCGAGATCGAGGCGACCACACAGCACGACGTGAAGGCCGTCGAGTACTTGGTTCGGGATCAGCTGAGCGCGCAGGGGCTCGACACGATCGCCGAGCTGACTCACGTTTGCTGCACGAGCGAAGACATCAACAACCTGTCGTACGCGCTCACCGTGAAGCAGGCCGTCGCCGACGTGTGGCGCCCGCGCTTCGAGAAGGTCATCGCGGAGATCGCGCGCCAGGCCGAGCAGTACCGCGAGTTGCCGATGATGAGCCGCACACACGGCCAGCCCGCAACCCCGACAACCCTCGGCAAAGAGCTCGCGGTCTTTGTGTACCGCCTCGAGCGCCAGCTCAACCAGATCGACGACGTCGAGTACCTCGGCAAGTTCTCGGGCGCGACCGGCACGTTTGCGGCGCACCTCGCGGCCGACCCCAACACCGACTGGATGCAGGTCTCGCAGGAGTTCGTCGAGGGCCTCGGCCTCGACTGGAACCCGCTGACCACGCAGATCGAGTCTCACGACTGGCAGGCAGAGCTGTACACGAGGATCGCGCACGCGAACCGGATCCTGCACAACCTCGCGACCGACATCTGGAGCTACATCTCGATCGGGTACTTCCGCCAGATCCCGGTTGCGGGGGCTACCGGATCCTCAACGATGCCGCACAAGGTCAACCCGATCCGCTTCGAAAACGCCGAGGCAAACCTCGAGCTGTCGAACGCGCTGCTCGACTCGCTCGCGGCGACACTCGTGACGAGCCGCTGGCAGCGCGACCTCACCGACTCCTCAGCGCAGCGCAACATCGGCGTCGCCTTTGGCCACTCGGTGCTCGCGCTCGACAACATCTTGAAGGGGCTCGGCCAGATCGACGCGGCCCCCGAGGCACTTGCTGCCGATCTCGACGCGAACTGGGAAGTGCTGGGCGAGGCGATCCAGACCGTCATCCGCGCCGAGGTGGCCTCGGGCCGCTCGACCATCAGCGATCCCTACGCGGCACTCAAGGAGCTGACCCGCGGTCGCCGCATCGGTCAGCAGGACCTGATCGAGTTTGTGCAGGCTCTCGAAATCGGCGATGAGGCGAAGCAGCGTCTGCTCGAGCTCACGCCCGCGACCTACATCGGCGACGCGGTGCGCCTGCTCGACTACCTGAAGCGGTAG